The DNA window CAGCGCATCAGCCTTCGGAGTCAATGCACTTTTGGCGCACGCTACGCGCATttaatcaaattgaattaCTTATGAAAAAATGCCCAAGAGCCCGACATGATCTGCTTTTTGATATATGGCACACACAAAGTGCTTATAAAAAGATCCGCGCACACACATGTGGAAACGGCAGATTGCATAAAATTTGCAATGATTAAATGGACAACGGCGACGAGGAGCGGGAAATGCATGCGGGCCCCCAGTCGCACTTTCGCTTTTCACTGGATTTTGGGGCGGAAAAACGGGGGCGCAACGATGGTGGACCCCATATGCGGAAGTCGACTTTCGCACAAACAATACGAAATTGGATGAATGAACTCTGTGTGTCGCTGGCAGGCAGAGcggtgaaaaaaaaaggaaaaggaaaaccacTTTTAAATTCACTTTTACTTGCGCCAATTGAAACGAGTCCGCGCTGTCGGCTTTGCATTCTAAGTGGCTTTAATGGGTTAGGCTATATTTAGAAAATTGCAACAAATTGCCGAGTGGGCGTAGGCGGATTGCCACTGGAGCACATCAATTTCCATGCGGAAAAGAGGTTAACTGCAAGGATCAATTGAGTGGGTAAAAGTTGCTACCCAAACTCATCGAATTACATGACCAGAACGCTTAAAAGATGGTTAGTTATGTATATTGGAACCTAATAAGAACCATTAAATGATGAAATTTTCTGTAACCAAAAGCTATTTCAACTACAAAGCAATGGATCTTGAGTTCTCCTTAAATTTCTTTACGTCAGAGTTCCACACCCACTGAGCACTGAGTCAGCAACAGGTTTTCCAATTGGTCACCCATTGCCGGGTGATGACAAGCCCCTTTTTACACATTCCATTAATTGGCCAGCGAAAATGGCATTAAAGTGCGATTTTCTTTGTCGCCAAACAATGTAGTTGCAGTAATTACAAATAACACTTCTCAAAAGCGCCATTAATTAGCCATATATTTCCCAGGGTTCGCTCAGCAGTTAACCTAATTGTGGAGGCTATAATGAATTGGCCAAATGAGGAGCGTGCCTGGGCACAATGgaattgaaaatggaaaaatagGAAATTAGAAGCCTATGAATAGCTCAGGGGATGTTGTGCATATTGCAATctctttaaatgtttattaagtACAAATAACAATCAAACAATTGCGCATTTTGGAAGTAATTCTGCCGTtctaataaacaaataaatatgaattctagaaaatgaaaatcaatcCTCGATCGTCTCTTCTACAATACACAATACATTCCACGAAATGCATATTATGTTTTATGAGATCATCAGGTGGAAACTCACGTGGCAGCGAAACATTTCCAaccattatcattatcatgcTTGGCAATTGACTTTAGCTAATTGCCACATTCAAAGGTAGGGGTATTTATTTACGGATGATTACCATCAAGGTCCTGTGGATGAGACGACTTGACTTGAGGCTGCGGTTTATGGCAATTGATGGAAATTAGCAAGTGGGCTCCAAAGcaaatgatatatatttattgcacATACGCCCCGCTTGCCGTGCTCGAAACGGTGGCGCATGCATACAAGTTTACCATACCATCTCGTAGCCGGggccaaaaagttttcaatgGAGGGTCGGCCACGTCGTAGGCCCCAATCTCTGGAACTCCCCTCTGTGGAGGGCATCTCCTGATTTACGGACGGCACTCGTTCGAATGCAATATTGCAATATTGAGTTGCGGAACCCTTGCCACGGCTGCTTTCGACCAGAAGCACAGTCGTAGTGGTGGCGACGTGGTCGGAATGCagttgtatctgtatctgtatctgtagcgGCGATTGTTTGAGTGTATCCGTGAGTTTCGTGTGCGCCATGCTCTTGACTTTGGATAAGTTTGGTGAAAACTGCTTTCAGCCGGATTTCCCGCACTCTAGTTGCCATCTGAAAACCAGACGCCGATTGCCAGCCAATGTCTAGGCATCGAGTTGCGCTAAGCGTTCATTGGTCAGTCAACGTTCCGGAATCTTCTAGAGAATTCTCCAGACACCACCCCAAGATCGGTCAAAAGGTAGCCGATCCATCGATCCGCATGTCAATTCGGTTACCTCCCATAGATCTCACTTCCGATGGCCGAAGTGTATGCCGAGTTcgttgggttttttttttagttatcAATTGCTCTGTTTGATCTTTAATTTGTGCGCTGCAAATTTACGGCtggcacacacatatgtacgttTGATTCAATTGTTGCAAATAATAAGCTATAAACtgagcaataataataaaaatatttcatttctacTCCCTGCCACTGAGACGACAGTTCTCACagctttgtttgccattttaaacTGTCCGTAAAGGCGGATCCGCTTTTAGCCATTTAGGTGTGGAAATTAAAGATAATTTCTGTTCTTAATAACAGCCTGTCGTTGTCAAGTGATTGGGAGCTTGATTTCaagttttaaaattgaaagctTAAGCTCCCtttgtatttgatttatttaatatatttatgaacCACCAAAATCCtaattatatgtatttaaactTAACTTCATCGTATTCTAGCTATTAGCTCGCTTATTTctttgttggtttttaaaacGGGTTTTTGTGTGGGAATGAGAACTAGAATTTGATGTGCGACCAGCTTGGAAATTGCGCAACTTTTACAGAGATATCTCAGATTACTCACGAGTGGATGGCCAAGACCTCCCATTGATCGATCaaatgcattttggccaacacaaaGGCACTCGCGCTTATCAATCAGTGATCTAATCGAGGACAATGGACGGCTTTGCTGGAGTGGAGTGACAAATCGAACTGACATCGATACGCTCATTTGGAGTTAAGGTTGGCAAGAGTATATAGAGCCAAGATCTTGATTGGGAGCTTTCAGTGCGGCCGCAACGTTTCCATTTATAGAATACTACGCATTTCAATTAATGAAATagtcataattaaattaaagagTCGCCAGCACGAGTCGTATAACAATGGGGCATTCAAACAGCCCGGGATtatatttgtacatacatacgtatgcaGTATGTAAATACGCTCCATATGCAGGGTGCTACGTACATATTTACAGAGTAACTCGAGACCATGTCGTCATATAGATTACTCGCTTTATCAATGCAGCCTCCCGTTTTGGTTTTATTGCATTCCCATTGCAGTCCACTAAAGTTTCCATTGCACTGCCatataaatgcatataaatgcatataaatacatatatataaattcagatgtatgtacatatgtatgtgctggTGGTACATGGGCTATATGTTTCATGGGCGAGTTGAACTAGCAGGTCAGGCGAGGACATATTGGGGCCAATCGGGCCGAGAAACAGACACATTCTTTGTGGATGCAATCTGCTGCACTTTTGCAGCTTCCACTGCCGGCTGTCATCCATCATCTGGCCAGCGAGATTGAAGTGGAGAAGCCTCGTGTTCACTTCCAATTACGCTCAATTACTGCAACTCTGATCTCAATTGCTGAAAGGCTGCGAGTTATTCCTGGACCTTCGCACTTGGAATGGGTCAGGTGAATCACTGCTCCAGCAATGAAAGGTTCATTAGAAGTGGGCCACTCGCCCAATAGCAAGTGCAGAGTGAACCAGCTCGAACCCGATTCGCAATCCATGTGGTAATCTTGAGTGTCACAACACCCGGGCAAGGTGCATGTGGCACTGCAATAGTGTGTGGCATGTGGTATATAGTGTGTAGTATGTAAATAGTGTGTGGGATAGCCCCAATTCTGGTGCCTGAGCACGCGGCCAATCAGTCAGCGGGCCATCAATCAACTGATCGCATATTTAACGCCTGTGCGCCGCCGCTTGATTAATTTAATCATGTGTGATTTGCGACTTTGCGACTGTTTACTTTGCAAGCGTAAAcagcatataaataaataaaaaaacatcgCTGGAGTCTATAGTGAATGGATAGCGGATAGTGGATAATGGCGTTGGAAATTCGATAACCAGATAGTGCTTGTTTGCCTGGGGGTTGTAAATGCTGGAAAAGTCAACAAACGAAATCGAGAAGGTAAGCAAATACATTGTTAGTATTGTTAGCTAATTGCACAGACTTCTCGTAAGATTTCCTATTATTAGCAGTTCATTTGAAATTCAGATCATCATAATCCCACGTTCTCAGTGTTCCCAAGTTTTGATTTGATCTGATTGCATTTGATTCTATTGCTCAGTGTGTGCTAAAATGTAGTTTAATCCAGTTGCGAAACTGGTATTTTGAAGATCTCGAAAATATTTCGTGCCAAATCAAGAAGCAAGGATGTTTATTTTGGTAAATtgtgtaaaatgtaaatgcaatgcatttaggtataataaatattccaaCAGAAGAGTTtaaaatcaatgaaaattaTGTATGTAATATACGTAATTATTGCTATCATAGTTTTCCATAGTGCCTGATTACATTAAGCGAGAATTGAAGTGCTTTCTAGGCGTCGCAAAGTGCATTGACCAACTTCAATATCAACAACTCGTTGCtgggaaataaatatttgcaactTATTACACGGCCTCAAGCGCTTTGCTGTTGGCCAAGAGGCAACAAAAAGGCCAGGGCCGGATTTTTCAGGCTGCGGTCTCTATTCTTTCGCcggaaaacggaaatgaaaaATGGGGTCAGTTCAGGTCAGCACGTCAGGATGATGGGGGGCGCcaaagaaaatcaattttacaTGGGCAAAAAGCTGGGAAAACCCCTCTCGCCTTAGGTGGAAACTCCGCCCCTGGGCAATTTAATTGCGGTTTGTTAAGTGGAAAGGCAAAGAAAGCGAAGGCGGACCACAACTTTTAACGGGAAAATTCCTATACACACGCTTTGCAGGTAAGTTCAACGAGAAATCTGAATAAAAACTCACCTTGCCAGTCTTATCAAGGCCATTTCTGtttttcgattcgattggGCGTCTTTATAACTGACGTTTCTGtgtttcttttatatattttttgttgttttttttgtttttttggcagGACTACTATTTATGCTATTCGATATTCGTcggcttatttatttatctccCTATTTccccttgtttttgttgcaattTTGGCAGTGCAAGTAACGGTAAGCTAGGCGACGGGGAGGACGAgcaggaagaagaagaagagcaaGCCGAGTTCCTTTTGTTGTCTGCTCACTGACACGCACACAccgacacacgcacacacacaaacgcgcGCGCACACATGCACAGTTATTTCAGCCggcacaacaaaaacactGCGCTTTTTCGATACTTTCGTTACGTTCTGCTTTCCTTGTTACTGttatttagctatttatttatttatttatttttacattttcccaCACGCACTGGGTTTCTTTcgctttgcttttttttgtacaCCACTTCAGAGCTTGATGttattgcaatttgcaaatgCACTTTTCGCCCAGCcgagtattttatttatttaaccaGTCAATGGAGATGCACTCCtggtatttgcattttttgcgGGCCTGTCGGTATGCTTTCGTTAACAGCGTTTGGGGTCCGCATTTATTATTCGGTTTTAACTCGTTCGGCGCCCGTTCACAAATGCAGCGGCATTGAATCGGCGAAATACATCACCCATATTGCGATGTATCGATTCCAGGCGCCGAACAGCTGTTGCGTCCGTGCTTCGAACCTTTCTTCCGTATTCAACACTCAGCTGAGCTTCCAACCACTTGATATGCCACTTTGGCCGCAATGGCGCTTTACAGTAACATTGATTTAGCAGTAACATAGATTTTCTTACAGAAATGTTAAGTTATAAAGTAATGGAAATTTATTCTGAAAGGTTTTCGAAAATATGGTATATACACATTCacattttgttgctttttaaCAAGTTTTGGCATTTGACACGTATTGTATTTTCGCCCAGCTGCTTTCAATATAAtaacagcaaacaaataaacgaaaatgTGGGACCAGTTAGCGAGATATCGCAATAACTTTCTGCAATACGAGATCAAGGATGTGATGAGGCCGACCTCCATCAATAGCCTGCAGGAGAAGGGTAATTAACTTGTTAAGTTACCAGTAAATGataaaatcatattaaatTGACCACAGAGTGGACTCAGGCCATGGAGAAACGGAATATGTGTCGGTGCATGCCGTATTGCTGCAGTTCAACTTCCACGCACCTGGAGGATCGTGCTCAATTGGCCTACGGCTGGTTTGCACTGCCCAAGCTGCTCAAGGAACTGGACAGTGATGTTCGCCTGACCCACTGGAGGGCAGTCGTTTCATTGTCAGAATTTCTTCTAAATCCACTGAATGCACAGAGAGCCATCATCGAAATGGACCTAGTGAGAAAGTGGGTAGCCTTCTTTGTGGAGTTTTCTGCGTTTTTATGCAGTTTTCAACCTTCAATAGATTAAAGAATGCCTTTATGCGCATGAGATTGAAGCATCACGCAGAGGAGCATCGGGAGTTGGAGATGTATCTTAGGATTTATAGTAAGTTGAAACTCTTTTATGAACTATTTAAGCGATTAAGATGATCCCTATTTATTACAGATATACTCTCCCGCAATCTGGATGGAGCCGAGAATATAGCCAGCCGCAAGTGCCTTAGGGTGGAGttctataaaataattaaaagccaaGAGTCGATTAAGGATGATTTGACTTCAGAGATATTGCGAAATTTGACATGCAAGCCTAAAGGTATATACTTTAattctttaaaatatgtatattatattttcccTTAGTTCAGGGTATATTCTTGGAGGATCCTGAAAACTTTTCCGCCTTGTCTGAGATCTATAAGCAGGATCCGTGTCGTCCGCATTATCCTGTGCATTTGTGGCACCACCTATGCCACATGCTGGAAGTGGCACCCGATCAGGGAATCGAGTTGGGCTTCTTTGAGCTGCTCCACAAAAGGATCCTAAATCGCTTGTCCAATTTCTGGGACATGAATACCAAGGCATTTGCGCTGCTCCTCTGCTGTGCCGAAGGACAGCGGCGTTTCGATGCGGTGGATGGTGTAAAGCTGCTTTACGACGTCTTTGCCCAGCCCGATGAGAATCCGCGGCAGTTGCTGCCCCGCCAGAAGGTGGAAAACTGGGAATATACGGTACTGGCCCTGCTGAATGGCCTCCACAGTAAGCGGGCCTTGTGGCGCAGCAGGGAGTTCACCCAACTGCCGTGTTATGTGGGCCGTCTGATGGCCTCCACGACCGATAATCCCCGCCTGCAACTTTATTGCCTAAAAGTGTTCCGGGAGCTGGGCGTAATGCCCTGCATTAAGCGCTATATTATTGGGAACTGGCTGCAGGACATTTGCCACTTGTTCTGCCTGGATGCTGAGGCGGAATGCGCTCGGGATTCTCTGGTCGATTGGCTGCGCCGGGACATAGCCGATAGTAGTTAAAACACCCGTTTGTAGTTACTTTCACCTAAAGCGGATTGTTTGTTACTTGGAAAACATCGCTTTTCCCCGCTTTCTACCGCTCAGATAAATTTGAACCGTTTCAAAACCACCCCTGCTGTCCCAAAGAGAAACCGGTTGAAAGAGGGGTAGTAATCCTGGTAAAAAGAGAGAGATGGGTAGTAATCTTGTTaaaagacagagagagagcTTTGTCAGCTGTTttgaaaaaaaagtaaattgtaGTAAATATTTAGCAAACACTCCAACATTTCgtttgttgtttataaattccttaaaaataaatttatccTGTACTTGACCCTGTCAgctgtaaatatatttatttagttatatcaatttaatatataatctATGCCTGCATTGAATATTCATAGAACGTGTCAGGGAAAGTGTGGAATGTCACGAAGGCAGGAAACTTTTCCAATTTCCGATGCCTGGACATTGCCAACAATAATGAGCAGTGACACTCTGCAAGACTAAAAGGATGCGAGGATGCAAGGATGCGGCGCTGGCAGGACAAGCACcgcaaaaataacaacaagagTGCAAAAGTAACGACCACTGACCAGAGAAGCCACAGTGACCGCAGTTTGCGGTTCCTTTCAAGCCTCCACTGCGCTGTTTTTTCACATCTACATATTTTAATATCTATCCcctatatatactatatatattatatatatatacgggGTATTTTTTCCGTATTATTTTTCTGCGGTGACAAACTTGGCAACGAGTCGCAGttcctttttaatttatttgaattggCAATGGGTAGGAGGAGTCCGTCCGGGTTCCTCGACCACATTTCGCATTCAATCGGCAAGTTTTGCGCCTTGTCATCGGCGGGATTCTTCTTGGTAGCAATTTTCCAAAGTCCCTGGTGCCCGACTCTTTTGTGAACTTTTTAATTACCGCTGCGAGTTTGCCTTGCTTTCTTTTCGGACTTGCCTCTCCTCAGTTGTTGGCTGCATAGCATAGCATagctttttttcatttttcaagttgtttatgaaatattttatggaaattatgcaaaacttGTTTACCCAACTTCACATCCAGCacccgccgccgccgccgccgctctCCACCATCAGCCATTTCTCCATTTGGCGCCTTCAAACCAAGTTCCTCACTTTTTGCCACtcaaattaattgcataaCAAATTGTGTTGATGAAGTGCAAGAATTCCGGAGTACATCTAACTGAAATGTGCTTGGCCATGGAGCTTTTGTTCTCCGGCTAATCTACACAGTTGGTTGCCATGGCCCCTCACCCAGTTCTCATTTTTAGCGCACTTGCAGCAAGTGTTTATTACAAAAAGAAATCTATTGTTATCATTAATTATCATTATGAGCTCTTTAAGGTGTATTTTTGAATGATTTTAACAAACTACAACCTTTGCTTCTGTATATTTCAGTGCACTCCCTAATTGGTGAACATCAGAAGACCATTATGGAGGCATTACGCAGCTAACGATGGTCATTTTATTGGCAAACAGTCGTATCCTTTCGGGACATCCAGTTGGTGGATCCATTTCATCGATGGCCTGGTGGCATTCGCTTCGCCTGAGCAACCGTTACATCAGCAGGCAcgtgctcctcctgctgcgCTTCTACCAGGCGCTGTTCCATTACCTGGGATTGATGCGCCTTCGCTACGAGGAGTCCTGCAATGAGCTGCGATTGACGTACTACAGCGTCACGGTGTCAAGGATGATTGGGCTCTGGTGCGCCTTCTTCTTCACGCTGGCCCTGCTGGATCCCTATCCCCTGATGCTGCATCTCCAGCTGGTGGGCTTCAGCTGCTGCCTGTTGATCCAGCCAAGAGGAGTCATCGAGGAGCGTAGACGGGTGATAAACCGAATCCTTCGACTTGCTCCGCAACTCCATCGCCTCTGCAGGCGGAAGGTGGAGTTGTCCTGGCTGGTGGCTTTCCAGATGGTGCTCAAGCTGCTGGTCTTTCGGATGTTCTACAAGGGTCTTCTGGGCCCCCTGAACGCCAGCTGGAAAATGCTGTACATTGTGGTCTTCGTGGTGCCCATTTCTATGGCCATTTGGGTGATAGATGTCACCTCGCATCTGATTAGCATTGTGCTAGCCCAGTTGCGGAAGTCCTTTGAGTTGGTGAACAGTGAAATGGCAGCGATTGACGAGAAGCTCTGTTTGATGATCCTGCGATCCGATTACCGAGCGATTAGGAGGCTACAGAGACGCCAGATTTCGCTGCAGCGCTTGCATCGATCCTATGTCAAGGTCACCCAACAATTGATAGATTGCTTGAGTCCCCAGTTGCTTCTCATCGTTCTCTACAACGTGAGCTCCATCTATACTTTTTGCAGTGGTGAATGGCGACGCATCTTCCAGATCGCGCTCATTGTCAACGCGCTGCGGTCTCTGCTGCACACCCTCGATGAGCTGGTGGCCACCATTGGTGCTCCGGAGGACACCTCCTGGATGCATGTGGCGCGGTTACTGCAGTTCGAGGAGGTCCTGGCCACGCATGGATGGTCGGAGCGGAAACACTTCCGCTGGAAGCTGCAGGATATCGACTGTTTTGGTCAGAGCGTAAGGAGTGGTTGCTTCCAAAGAAGGATTTTAGTCCTGGGACTGGTTACGCCCAACAGACGACTCTTGTTTCGCATCGGCTTCGCATTCTGTAGTCTCCTGCATCTGCATTATATGTTGAAGAAATCTGCTTTGGTTGCCGAAAAGGAAATCTTTATCGGTTCGGATGTGGACTTAAAACCCAAGCATTAAGTACATATACTTTGTGGGaagttttaaataagtttGAAAGAATAAACCTATCGATGGgataaataatgaattaatttaaatgtgtcGATACTGCAATTGCTATTGCAGAGGtgaattattcattatttGTTCATTAATGAGCACGTACTTgcataattaataagaaacaAAGGGGATATCAAAAGTACATTAGCTCGAATATTTAGAGTAGTAGTTATGGGGTTAAGAGAAAGGTTGGAACTAAGCACCCACTCTGCTTTTAAGGTTAAGAATgtgggaaaatgttttatgccATTATTAATGAAGCCGAAACCCTTTGTTTATTAAAGACGAAGGAAAGTTGCTCCTCTCCGCGACGGTAAACCCTGCCAACTATGCAGTACCTCCGCCAAGATGAGCCCATTTCTCGAACGCTTTGATTAACTTTCTGCAGGAACACTCGGGTCGCCGTAAAGACATTTATCATCTATTTATTGCACtccaaataatatttgttCAATGTAACACGCACTTTACAGGACTGAGTCCGCTCCACGGGAGCTGAAGAGGTTCCTTCTGCCGCTGCCGggtaattttaaataatttatgcattcGCCCCATGCTGTAACATGCACAAAAATAACAAGGGAAGCCTCCATATTTTCCAGCCAAACGGGCCACCCCGCAGTGAGttcccatacccatacccattcccattccttGATATATGTAATTGCATGGCTGGCCGAGCACTTGAGGTGCCAGGTCCTGAACCGGCTCCTTGAACTCCCCTCCGATCCTCACACATGCCCATCCTTCCTGCCGCCCTGTTTTCGTCCTTTCTCTTTGCGAGATGGGGATGCGGAtccataaatcatttttaaagcATTACCTCAGCGATTGCGACTACGTAGAAGTATTTTACGTATACAATTTTGCACCTCCTAAAGCGGCACAAGATTTATGGGTAAGTGGCTCCAGGGACTAACAACCCACCTTCAAATCCTCTCCAGGATTGTCACAACAAGGttgattaaatttttcaaCTGACTTTGGCACAGTTTTGCCATTCCGATTTATAGCCACAGTTCGCTTTCATTTTTCGCCATCTAATggtatttatttcttttactTCCATTGCCGAATAAAcattgaaaatcaattaaactTTTATGCATACAAAGACAAGGATTCTGTCGAAATAAAGGAGCATTAgagcaatttcaatttaatttagctgagtgataaaataaaacattttattgaaGCATTGACTTTGatttaagttttaagttttgATTGTTTCGGCAGCACTTCGCCCTCTTATCCGATATCTTTTATCTGTTTTGTCTTCCTTGGGGTTCATTCACAATGTAAGACAATGGAGTGTGACAAGTGgtgggaaaagggggaaaaactTATCCCATCGCTCTTGTTATTCAAGATATTTACACTCTGGTGAAAAGCCAATGATTTCCCTTCGTCCAGCGTGAACTAATGTTACTTATGCCCCCTTATAAAATCGGGCAGCTGGCGGGGAGAAAAGCAGccgaaatatatatgtatatatgtatgtataaagaaaatatatggTTGAGCGGAAAATAAGGGAGCTGAGCCACGGGCAAACGGCTTTTGTATAAATCTCTTTAATTTATTAGATTTCATTAGACATTTTGGCGTTGAGTTTGGCCCGAGGGCTGCCAGAACTCGGTGGTTCCACcgcaatttttatattaacaaGCTCGAAACATGACTTTCCCTTGTGCCGTCATAAAAAGTAATAATGTGGCCCTAAAATCGTTAGCCGAGGGCCAAGAAGACGGCCAAGATAAAAGGACAGCGTGATGAAGGTGGAATGCGAACGAaagtgtagcatacttttctgGGCtcgcttttttgcttttctgttttcatttcgGATCAACGTATTTTCTTAAGatgtttaaaatgtaaatttatgaattgaagtttcttttaataaatttatttatgccttGATTTTTCAATGATATTATTCGGTActtattgtttgctttttagcTGCAAGTATTTCTTGAAACACACAATAATCAGTGTTGAACTGGGTCAAGTTGTGTCAAAATGTAAGCCCAAATTAAAATACACTCTCACCATATCTCTGGCCATATCTTTGGCAGTTACGCGAGGCACATGCATGTATAATTTAGGATCACtccaaataaattacacacTCAACGATGTCAAACTCATACGTACACACAAGGCGAAAGGCAACAACGTTGTAATCAACAAAATTACACTAAaatacaaagcaaaaaaaatacagcaaGAGAGGAGAAATAAATTTGACACGAATGCGTCGACGAGGATGACACAAAAGCGGCACCAACCCAAAAACCCACACCGGCCCTCGAACGGGTTTACCCCCCTAACTTTCACCCCCTCGTCAACCTTTTTTACGTAGCCCCTTTCTCCGTGAAAGCCAAAGTAAAAATGGCACAACGCTCGAAGCCAGACAATGTAAAACTTGCTGCCAGGACATGACGAGGCGAACAAGTGGCATGCTCCTGTAGGTGTACAACTGAGCcagtgcactgcaagaaatggATGAAATAACCCTTCTTGGTATTTAT is part of the Drosophila yakuba strain Tai18E2 chromosome 2R, Prin_Dyak_Tai18E2_2.1, whole genome shotgun sequence genome and encodes:
- the LOC6530530 gene encoding uncharacterized protein LOC6530530 — translated: MWDQLARYRNNFLQYEIKDVMRPTSINSLQEKEWTQAMEKRNMCRCMPYCCSSTSTHLEDRAQLAYGWFALPKLLKELDSDVRLTHWRAVVSLSEFLLNPLNAQRAIIEMDLVRKLKNAFMRMRLKHHAEEHRELEMYLRIYNILSRNLDGAENIASRKCLRVEFYKIIKSQESIKDDLTSEILRNLTCKPKVQGIFLEDPENFSALSEIYKQDPCRPHYPVHLWHHLCHMLEVAPDQGIELGFFELLHKRILNRLSNFWDMNTKAFALLLCCAEGQRRFDAVDGVKLLYDVFAQPDENPRQLLPRQKVENWEYTVLALLNGLHSKRALWRSREFTQLPCYVGRLMASTTDNPRLQLYCLKVFRELGVMPCIKRYIIGNWLQDICHLFCLDAEAECARDSLVDWLRRDIADSS
- the LOC6530531 gene encoding uncharacterized protein LOC6530531, which produces MVILLANSRILSGHPVGGSISSMAWWHSLRLSNRYISRHVLLLLRFYQALFHYLGLMRLRYEESCNELRLTYYSVTVSRMIGLWCAFFFTLALLDPYPLMLHLQLVGFSCCLLIQPRGVIEERRRVINRILRLAPQLHRLCRRKVELSWLVAFQMVLKLLVFRMFYKGLLGPLNASWKMLYIVVFVVPISMAIWVIDVTSHLISIVLAQLRKSFELVNSEMAAIDEKLCLMILRSDYRAIRRLQRRQISLQRLHRSYVKVTQQLIDCLSPQLLLIVLYNVSSIYTFCSGEWRRIFQIALIVNALRSLLHTLDELVATIGAPEDTSWMHVARLLQFEEVLATHGWSERKHFRWKLQDIDCFGQSVRSGCFQRRILVLGLVTPNRRLLFRIGFAFCSLLHLHYMLKKSALVAEKEIFIGSDVDLKPKH